Sequence from the Cuculus canorus isolate bCucCan1 chromosome 24, bCucCan1.pri, whole genome shotgun sequence genome:
GTGTGATGTCTTTAGATATACCAGTGTAATTTAGAACACTTCCTTTCTTGCCCCAACTGAGCAAATTAAGGAGTCACCTTTGGAATTACTTGATTGGTAAATTgtctttactttttaaaaatgcaaatacagaagTAATATCTTTTATAAACTTCTACTATTTTCATTTGCTACGTGGTATCATTGATATGTTTGAAGTAATGACCTATCTCAGTTACCAATAGTAGAACAGAATTGTAGACTAGGACGAGTTATTAATAACTGTACTTTAAAAACACGGCTTATATTTTTCATCATGACATCTGCACATTTTCTGTCAGCAGCATCTTagtttttcttcccattctGCACCCTTTTTTGTGATGCTGTGTTGTCACCAATAAGGAGTCTTTCATAAAGTCATGAAATAACAGTTTTATTAAAGTAGTTTAGCTTCTTTTGTTTGGAGAATCGATCTGGAACCTGAACCGCACAATAAAAAGAGTGTGATTTGCTTGCTGAAAGCTGGAATTTCAAAGATTACAACCTACTTGATGCAGTTAAATCATTGCAAAatcatttactttattttaacagaataaggtactgaaaaagaaatttactgcagaaagcaagaaaacaagtatttatgAAGGGAAGGTAGGTTTAAATAACTTCATGTACAAGGCAAGGGTAAAGCACAAAGTCACAGTGTAACTAATGATAATGCATGTTAAGCACGTTCTTGATTGTTTTATGGATGTAGGGTACATCCAGATTTTGCAGGAATGAACACATAATTTTTGGAAGATGCTCTATTTTTAATCATAGGACATTGGGATATCAGACATTTGTAAGAGGTGGACATCACATCTCAAGGAATTATGTCCTTTTTTGGTTGATACTGAAGATTTTTCACTAATGGCACCCCATTGAAattgaaaagcaattaaacCAAATACGTCTATTATTCACTTTATGCAGTTCTTTTACTGTGTTCTGCAATGGTAAGTCCCTGATtagaatattgtgtccagttttggttACTGCACTTCAAGAAAGAAGTGGACTGTTTTGAGGGTATTCTTGCGAAACttaaatggaaatgagaaacttaaaaggaaaaattgtaaTCAAAAGGCACACttagaaggaaaacataacTTAAACCAGTTAAAATCTTGAATAGATTTACAAAGCCGGGAATCAAATCTCCATCTGTATCTTTCCTTTGAAGAATTCACAGCGTTCAGGGTGACTGCTTAAAAACAGACTCTTCCTGTTTGCTTCATACCAAATTCTCATTAATATTAGCAGCtaaaagtgggttttttttaagcttatgCTGGAATGCTTCTTTGTGATTGACTTGCTTCCAGCTTTACAATGGGTTCGTTGACTGGGGTGCCGTGGACTGTCTTTCCCAGTGCGGGGTTGCCAGTGCTTCTGTCAGTATTTTCTAACTTGCTTCAGGCTGATGTTCAgctctttgagaaaaaaagctgaacgTTAAGTAGGAAATAGTTCAGTCATTTACCTGAAAAGTAGCAAAGTGATTCTTCTCAAAAATAGGaggtaaataaaaatcagtggtATATTTATTCCTGAACAAATaacaatatttctgttttctcaaaagGTGAATAAGTTAGAGTTAGAGATGGAAAATATGAACAAGCAACATAAGGAAACAGTTGATATCTatcaaaaagaaattgaaacacaaaaattaaatgaaaatagacTTCTTGAAGAGGTGAGAATTGTTAATTTTTACCtcaattttttcattattattttatctatGATGGTTTTACGAAGCTCTATCAGCCAGAGTCCTTGCCTTTCTTAGCAGTCTTACTGAGCAAAGCTTTAGTATGTTTGATccttaatttgaaatatttgtgtatctttttaaaaataagaacccaattaaaaattcttcttgTCAAGGTATTGTTCAGAGAAATTCTATTCTTGGTGTAAATACAGCACAAGCAAGTTAGATTGTAACTTCTCCCTTATTGGTATTTTCCTGCCCATGTTCTTTTAATGGTAATATAAAAAACTCTCAGGGCAGAGTGCTTGAAGTGGCATTGCAGTTTGAAATGACGCTTGTCTGTCATGGAAGAATGGACTTACCTTTAGTGTGTGTTTATTTGCCCGTATAAAAGATGTAGGATTTGAAAAGCatcttaaaagcaaatgaagactACACTAAATGAGACTATAAGTACATTACACCCACAGGGGTAAGAAGAAATGACactaagatttttaaaaagatatattatTCATTAGTTAATTGAAACTTCTACTtaaaggtagaaaagatgagAGTGCTTGCTGATGAAGCAGTGATAACACAAAGAGAAACTGATATCCGATGTCAGCATAAGATAACTGAAATGGTGGCACTTATGGAAAAACACAAGGTAAGGGATTTTACTGGTTTCTGTGATTTGTGATACTGTGCTAAATCAGAAACCTTTGAAACCCAGAATGTTATGAATTGGAAAGTGAAACTTCATAATAAAGACCTCTCTCTAGGGGAAAGACATGCTTGTCTTTCatcatctaaaaataaattcatctTCAGATCTTGAAAATGTGACTACTGGCAGATAAATTCTATTAATCTAAATTTCTAGGAATCATAACATGATGTGAACTACTAACATCTTGGAGTGCCCAGTAAGACACTGTTGTGGTATTGGCCTTTTGGAATTATCCTGTAGACAGCGTGTACTCAAGGTGTTCTGTTTGGACACTGAAAAAGGAGTATTGATGTGTTTGTGCTttgaaggattttcttttatattcagGCTTCCTTTGATATCACCCTAATGCAGTGCCTTCAGTATCAGTTCGGGTTTCTTCATGAGGAGGTTGCTTAGTGACCTTCAGCAACCTAACATAGTATAATTTACGTTTCTTACTACTCTGTTTTGCAGTATATTTTGCAGATaccattaataaaaataatatgcttTTATGTGCTGGAACATGTGCCACTGTCTCAGCCCACAAAATAACACTGCTTGTGCATTTTCTGGTTTATAGTTCCTGCTGAAGCTGTAACATTTGTTCGTAATACTTTCTGAATCTTCAGGAGAGCCTAATTTGAAATTACAAGTAATGTTTTAAGATTAGGTAGATCCATAATTGTAACAGTCAAATGTTTTGAGTTTgatggttttgtgttttgttttggtttttttttaacacagcaTGAATATGATAAACTGGTtgaagaaaaagacacagagttaaaactttacaaaataaaagagcaagaGCAGTTATCATCAAAAAAATCATTGGTAAGGCATACTCTTCACCACTAAATAATGAAGTGGAGGGGCTGCTGTCCTTAAGGTGTAACATAAATAGAAGTATCACCCTAGACTTCTTCCTGTCTGATAACTTGGGAGGTTGAGTGTCTGCTTAAGCGGTGCTGAGCCGCAAAGATCAACCCATTCATTTCTGCTTACTGTTACTTTCTTAGAGATTTTAttatgtgcattttaaaaaaggacatttctaaaaataaattggagtagctctgcttttctgtctgcttttcctgATAGCTCTACCCTCACTGTCTGAATAAGAAACTTTTGTAATAAATCAATAGATTCCACTCTACACCCCCTAACACCCGCTTTGcaagtgttttcatttcttaccTTGAAAAGTTCTGGTCAAGGACCCATTTCTGAGTAGAACTTTAACcgtttttaaaacaaactgcaaCAAAATTTCAAGTTTAGAGTTGCAATActtgggtgggttttttccctttctgggAAGTTCAGCTTTGAGGAGTGTTCTGAGAGCCAACATCCCCTCAAGACGTTCACACAAGTGTAGTTCTACAGCATCTACTTAAAATGCActgtttttctgacatttctcTTCGCAGaatttttcttcagagcttTGTTTCAGTTGgattttttcatagaaaaagtGGTATGACTCATGTCCATATGTGTTTACTTTTAAATTGTTAGCTGTGGCTATGATCATCTGTTATTCTGGAAGTGAACCGTAGATATCTCTTGGCCTGGTATCTTTATGTATAAGTCAGCTCTGTTGAACACATGGaactttcttttgtttataaTTAATATCCCATATGTTTATAATAAATATCCTGTAACTGTTCCATTTggactgttttccttttttccgGGTTAGGTGTAGTTACCCCTATCCTTTATCTAATTCTTTTCAGGAAGGTGAGCTGTCAAGTTTGAGAAGAGAGCTGTCATCCCTTGAAGAACAACTTACAGCAGCAATTGAAGAGAAAgtatgttttttattaaatataacaGTATGGGTGGCAGACCTGGTTTTATGCACTATAATAATGACAGCTGGAGTTTGATTCTAGGTCTTGCTCTCAGTTGCTTTCCGATTTTGAAAGCTCAATGTTCTCTGAAGTCATTATGTTTCATTTCTGGTGGTGGTGAATGTTTTGCATTACTCCTTAAGGTAGAAGCTTTTCGTGTTGCCCTTCATTTGTTTTGCCTCCAGGATGGCACTGGCTTTCCTGACATCATTCCCGCAAGCCTGGACAGCTCTGTATAGGGTTTCAGTTTCTCCCTGTTTCCCTCACACTTATAGAGGGAGTATAGAAGACCAGGTGAGACTTTCTCAGTGGTATCCAGTGAAAGAACAGGAGTCAATGGGAACAAAATGAAGTACAAGAAATAccatttaaacacaaaaacccCCTCTATTACTGATAGGGCGATAAAACACAGGAACAGATTGCCCAAAGAAGTCGTGGGAGTCTCCATGCTTGGTCTTCTTcagctggcaaaagaaacacaaagtaGAACGAAAAACTCAGCAAAGGAACACTTACTTCAATAAATAAGAATGCTTCTAGTTTCTTGCatgaaataattagaaaatagaGCTCTTTCTTAAATGCAGCTGTGATAAAAATTGTATCATTCTCAAAAAAGGATAGTACGCAAGTTCTTTGCAGAGACAGGAGAAGGTGTATAAGAAATGAAGCTGAATAGAAAAGTGATCTCTTTTGAATGCTGCAGTTTTACTAAATCTGGgacacatatatatatgaacTTTGCAACAGAGTATGGTTGTGGACTGTGTTCTGTAATTATACCAAGGAGATTTTAAGCAactaaatttaaataaaatatttacttcctaTCAcatcactctttttttttaggaaaagctTGCAAAAAACCCTCCCCAAAATgcagtttctgaaaatgaaaagaagaacaagGTAGCTGTAACTTTatcattaattaattttagaatTTGGTAATCTAATTGAAGGTCCATGATAAATTATGTATGCTTGACAAAAGACATGAAAATGCTTataatttaaatctttttccatttttagaaaatacaaaCTGATTTTTCCGAGACTCCTAAGCCTCATTTAGATTTCGACTCTGCATCTAttaatgtgaaaacaaaaaaatctccaagTGATATTCCTGTAAAAGTCAGCacaatggaaaagggaaaaatgcctCCTTCGGCAACTCCAAGGAATCCCTTGGGGAGTTCATCGTTAAAGGTTTGTAACTCATAACTTGAATTTTTGCAGA
This genomic interval carries:
- the TSHB gene encoding thyrotropin subunit beta isoform X1 is translated as MENMNKQHKETVDIYQKEIETQKLNENRLLEEVEKMRVLADEAVITQRETDIRCQHKITEMVALMEKHKHEYDKLVEEKDTELKLYKIKEQEQLSSKKSLEGELSSLRRELSSLEEQLTAAIEEKEKLAKNPPQNAVSENEKKNKKIQTDFSETPKPHLDFDSASINVKTKKSPSDIPVKVSTMEKGKMPPSATPRNPLGSSSLKTYVIKTPPIHKLQSESTNMQPEQCMRKRQKVLLQLDAHSDSSEHNDLLSIVSEEEMFKKLYKDYPQASQFYAVTPKKKPATSNLNTPGSVLKLTTMRKMREAGWTAVSKMDRKRKIKEAEKYFT